One part of the Neisseria zalophi genome encodes these proteins:
- the dapE gene encoding succinyl-diaminopimelate desuccinylase, which yields MNETESLNLAKQLIARPSVTPDDKGCQQLLAERLGKIGFIAEEMNFGDTKNIWLRRGDSAPLFCFAGHTDVVPTGPLEKWDSPPFEPTERDGRLYGRGAADMKTSIACFVTACERFVAENPNYQGSIALLITSDEEGDAHDGTTKVVDALKARGEQIDYCIVGEPTAVETLGDTIKNGRRGSLSGNLTIKGKQGHIAYPHLALNPVHTFAPALAEMVATEWDKGNQYFPPTGFQVSNINGGTGATNVIPGTLNVKFNFRFSTASTDIGLKQHVHDILDNHGISYDLDWLLSGQPFLTEAGRLTEVARQAIAQVCGVEAELSTSGGTSDGRFIKAIASELIELGPSNASIHQVNENVALEDIPKLSAIYEAMLKDLL from the coding sequence ATGAACGAAACCGAATCATTAAACCTTGCCAAACAACTCATTGCCCGCCCGTCTGTTACCCCCGATGATAAAGGTTGCCAACAGCTTTTGGCCGAACGTTTGGGTAAAATCGGTTTTATTGCCGAAGAAATGAATTTCGGCGACACGAAAAATATTTGGCTGCGGCGCGGTGATAGTGCGCCGTTATTTTGCTTTGCCGGCCATACCGATGTGGTGCCGACCGGGCCGCTTGAAAAATGGGATTCGCCGCCGTTCGAGCCTACCGAGCGCGACGGCCGTTTATATGGTCGCGGGGCGGCGGATATGAAAACCAGCATTGCCTGTTTTGTCACCGCCTGCGAGCGTTTTGTGGCTGAAAATCCCAATTATCAGGGCAGTATCGCATTATTGATTACGTCTGATGAAGAGGGCGACGCGCACGACGGCACCACCAAAGTGGTCGATGCCTTAAAAGCGCGCGGCGAGCAGATTGATTATTGTATTGTCGGCGAGCCGACCGCCGTCGAAACCTTGGGCGACACCATTAAAAACGGCCGCCGCGGTTCCCTATCGGGCAATCTCACCATTAAAGGCAAACAGGGGCATATTGCCTATCCGCATCTGGCCTTAAACCCCGTTCATACTTTCGCGCCTGCCTTAGCGGAAATGGTGGCAACCGAGTGGGATAAAGGCAACCAATATTTCCCGCCGACCGGTTTTCAAGTTTCCAATATCAACGGCGGCACCGGCGCCACCAATGTGATTCCCGGCACCTTAAACGTGAAATTCAATTTCCGCTTTTCCACCGCTTCCACCGACATCGGCCTGAAACAGCATGTTCACGATATTCTCGATAACCATGGCATTAGCTACGATTTGGACTGGTTGCTTTCGGGGCAGCCGTTTCTCACCGAAGCCGGCCGACTCACCGAAGTGGCGCGCCAAGCAATTGCGCAGGTGTGCGGTGTGGAAGCCGAGTTATCCACCAGCGGCGGCACTTCAGACGGCCGTTTCATCAAAGCCATTGCCAGCGAATTAATTGAACTGGGCCCCTCAAATGCCAGCATCCACCAAGTGAACGAAAACGTAGCTTTAGAGGATATTCCCAAGCTGTCTGCTATTTATGAAGCCATGCTGAAAGACTTGTTGTGA
- a CDS encoding UDP-2,3-diacylglucosamine diphosphatase has protein sequence MRETVFIADLHLSDDTPDLNRLFLNAVQRWQGRVDALYILGDFFEVWFGDDVLSDIAREAAAALKAFSREAPVYFICGNRDFLLGKQYAEQAGMTLLPESQVVTLYGTHYLISHGDEMCTDDISYQRFRRIIRQKWLQKLLLALPQNYRRKIAARIRATSKQKKSRVGQSSISDVTEQGVQTALNHYPQAQAIIHGHTHRPAVHEHIVNGRTIKRYVLPDWHDGKGGYVSVSEKGVVMEMLDIINF, from the coding sequence ATGCGCGAAACCGTTTTTATTGCCGATTTACACCTTTCCGACGACACCCCCGACCTGAACCGTTTATTTTTAAATGCGGTGCAGCGTTGGCAGGGCAGGGTGGACGCGCTGTATATCTTGGGGGATTTTTTTGAAGTCTGGTTTGGCGATGATGTTTTGAGCGACATTGCCCGCGAAGCCGCCGCCGCCCTAAAAGCCTTTAGCCGCGAAGCCCCCGTTTATTTTATCTGCGGCAACCGTGATTTTTTATTGGGCAAACAATACGCCGAACAAGCCGGTATGACGCTGTTGCCCGAAAGCCAAGTGGTTACGCTCTACGGAACCCATTATCTGATTAGCCACGGCGATGAAATGTGTACCGACGATATTTCTTATCAACGTTTCCGCCGGATTATCCGCCAAAAGTGGCTGCAAAAATTGCTGTTGGCACTGCCGCAAAACTACCGCCGAAAAATTGCCGCCCGTATCCGCGCTACCAGCAAACAGAAAAAAAGCCGTGTGGGGCAAAGCTCAATTTCCGATGTTACCGAACAAGGCGTTCAGACGGCCTTAAATCATTATCCGCAGGCGCAGGCGATTATTCACGGCCATACCCACCGCCCCGCTGTTCATGAGCATATTGTTAACGGCCGCACCATTAAGCGTTATGTGCTGCCCGATTGGCATGATGGCAAGGGCGGGTATGTGTCGGTGTCGGAAAAGGGTGTGGTGATGGAAATGTTGGATATTATTAATTTTTAA
- a CDS encoding D-amino acid dehydrogenase: protein MRVIVLGAGVAGVCTAWYLLEAGHEVTIIDRAGAAAEETSFGNAGQLSYGYTTPWAAPGIPKKAAKWLLKKHSPLIFRPDGSLFQLQWLKQMLANCNHDRYNLNKERMVRISEYSREMFRRFEDQTGLNFEGRQKGTLQIFRQPHEVGAAEKDIEVLAAYGVPYQRLKAEECLQYEPALKGALPKIAGALHLPNDGTGDCHLFTQKLAALCVERGADFQFNHTIERIEHTNGHVHAVYASGQRFEADRFVCALGSFSRPALAELGLDVPIYPVKGYSLTVPIVDEAASPVSTIIDETYKVAITRFDQRIRVGGMAELSGYQITLKPEHRETLEMVVNDLYPNGGNLSRALFWSGLRPMTPDSTPIVGKTRFDNLFLNTGHGTLGWTMSLGSAKIAADIVCDVPTEVRSDDLGLARYSA from the coding sequence GTGCGGGTTATTGTTTTGGGTGCCGGCGTTGCCGGCGTGTGCACCGCTTGGTATCTTTTAGAAGCAGGGCATGAAGTTACGATTATCGACCGTGCCGGTGCGGCAGCGGAAGAAACCAGCTTTGGTAATGCCGGGCAGCTTTCTTATGGCTATACCACACCGTGGGCGGCACCGGGGATTCCGAAAAAAGCCGCCAAGTGGTTGTTGAAAAAACATTCGCCGCTGATTTTCAGACCTGACGGCAGCTTGTTTCAATTGCAATGGCTCAAACAGATGCTGGCCAACTGTAATCACGACCGCTATAACCTCAATAAAGAGCGCATGGTGCGGATTTCGGAATACAGCCGCGAAATGTTCCGCCGTTTTGAAGACCAAACCGGGTTGAATTTCGAAGGAAGGCAAAAAGGCACTTTGCAGATTTTCCGCCAACCGCACGAAGTAGGCGCCGCCGAAAAAGATATCGAAGTATTGGCTGCTTACGGCGTACCGTATCAGCGGCTGAAAGCGGAAGAATGCCTGCAATACGAACCGGCCTTAAAAGGCGCGCTGCCTAAAATCGCCGGTGCCCTGCATCTGCCGAACGACGGCACAGGCGATTGCCATTTGTTTACCCAAAAATTGGCTGCCTTATGCGTGGAAAGAGGGGCAGATTTTCAATTTAACCACACCATCGAACGCATCGAACATACCAACGGCCACGTTCATGCCGTTTATGCCAGCGGGCAGCGTTTCGAAGCCGACCGTTTTGTTTGCGCGCTCGGCAGTTTCAGCCGCCCTGCCTTAGCCGAATTGGGCTTGGATGTGCCGATTTATCCGGTGAAAGGTTATTCGCTCACCGTTCCGATTGTCGATGAAGCCGCCTCACCGGTTTCCACTATTATCGATGAAACCTATAAAGTGGCGATTACCCGTTTCGACCAAAGAATCCGCGTCGGCGGTATGGCCGAATTATCGGGCTATCAGATCACGCTTAAACCCGAACACCGCGAAACCTTGGAAATGGTGGTGAACGACCTTTATCCGAACGGCGGCAATTTGAGCCGTGCATTGTTTTGGAGCGGCCTGCGCCCGATGACGCCGGACAGCACACCGATTGTCGGCAAAACCCGTTTTGATAATTTATTCCTCAATACCGGCCACGGCACACTCGGCTGGACGATGTCGCTCGGTTCTGCCAAAATCGCCGCCGATATTGTGTGCGATGTTCCAACCGAAGTCCGTAGCGATGATTTGGGCTTGGCGCGATACAGCGCATAG
- the alr gene encoding alanine racemase, which yields MRPLNAQIRLDNLRHNYQALKNIHGGKLLAVVKANAYGHGAVRCAHALADSADGFAVACLAEAVELRENGIDHPIVLLEGVFDAKEYATVEQYGLWPAVCSQWQLEALVRHPWQKPVKVWLKMDSGMHRTGFFPHDYAAAYTALKQSGLVADIVKFSHFASADDPESGMTDMQIEAFDAACAGLEGEESLCNSAALMNCPEARRDWGRVGIALYGVNPFGGTHPDLKPVMRLSTRVFGERVLQPHSPVGYGAIFYTQKSTRVGLLACGYADGYPRNATTGAPVAIGTHRTRVIGRVSMDMMTIELDPSHEGIGNEVELWGDIVNVNETAKAAGTIAYELLCNVKRAKFTYYE from the coding sequence ATGCGCCCGCTGAATGCCCAAATCAGGCTCGACAATCTGCGCCATAATTACCAAGCCCTGAAAAATATCCATGGCGGCAAACTATTGGCCGTCGTAAAAGCCAATGCTTACGGACATGGGGCGGTACGTTGCGCCCATGCCTTGGCCGATAGTGCCGACGGTTTTGCGGTTGCCTGTTTGGCCGAGGCGGTCGAGTTGCGTGAAAACGGTATCGATCACCCGATTGTATTATTGGAAGGCGTTTTCGATGCCAAAGAATATGCCACAGTCGAACAATATGGTTTATGGCCGGCCGTGTGCAGCCAGTGGCAGCTTGAAGCTTTGGTGCGACATCCGTGGCAGAAGCCTGTAAAAGTGTGGTTGAAAATGGATTCGGGTATGCACCGTACCGGCTTTTTCCCGCATGATTATGCCGCCGCTTATACCGCATTGAAACAAAGCGGCTTGGTTGCCGATATTGTGAAATTCAGCCATTTTGCCAGTGCCGATGACCCCGAAAGCGGCATGACCGATATGCAGATAGAGGCTTTCGATGCCGCCTGCGCCGGATTGGAAGGCGAAGAAAGCTTATGCAATTCCGCCGCTCTGATGAACTGCCCCGAAGCCCGCCGTGATTGGGGCAGGGTGGGGATTGCGTTGTATGGCGTCAATCCTTTCGGCGGTACCCATCCCGACTTAAAACCGGTGATGCGTTTGAGCACGCGCGTATTCGGTGAACGCGTTTTGCAACCGCATTCACCGGTAGGCTACGGTGCCATTTTCTACACTCAAAAATCCACCCGCGTCGGCCTTTTGGCCTGCGGCTATGCCGACGGTTATCCGCGCAATGCTACCACCGGAGCCCCCGTCGCCATTGGCACACACCGCACCCGCGTTATCGGGCGTGTTTCTATGGATATGATGACGATAGAACTTGATCCCTCTCATGAGGGTATCGGTAATGAAGTCGAATTGTGGGGCGATATTGTGAATGTGAACGAAACCGCCAAAGCCGCCGGAACCATTGCTTATGAATTATTGTGTAATGTAAAACGGGCGAAGTTTACTTATTATGAGTAA
- a CDS encoding DUF294 nucleotidyltransferase-like domain-containing protein, whose protein sequence is MERFDFNYAPFDYLNNSERILLQKSVNIAFFHDDETIIKPEEPIEFLYVVMKGLVKEIGADGEMVSLYRTHDTFEARGLIEGISHHQFIVEEEALVYTIPKAVVLEIIDANPRFGAYCYASVADKFASLSNTKNESEFESLFTAKVRDAYRNNPTWLEGSDKVFHAAEVLKERKTKSALVRHEDKVGVFTESAFRDMVIAGASSDEPVYKWSAFDLIAADIDDFVFNALLKMMSYRIQRVVVTENGTPVGTLEQIDVLAYLSNHSHLVAQRLERAKTIDELVDIAGQMTDSIRLLRSNGVRAPQLAQLMQVLNTSLFEKAWRILAPTDLYENSCLIVMGSEGRGEQILKTDQDNALILGEGVDIDLATETAEKFSETLTKLGYPPCPGKIMVNNPQWRKTLPEFKKMVSGWCVSPSGESMMNLAIFIDAKAVAGDISMLAEVKAHLQKVMINDVGMLMSFARAVDQFDSQSKGFFPQLLKRGQSEKMDIKKMGQFPVVHGIRALSLEARIEETNTFERIHHLVRLKVIDESLGKDVAEALNYIMDLRLTANLAVLDGGKTGEAPNQLDFDSLSTLERDLLKDALQVVKRFKNVIRHHFHITS, encoded by the coding sequence ATGGAACGGTTCGATTTTAACTACGCCCCTTTTGATTATCTCAACAATTCCGAGCGGATTTTGTTGCAGAAGTCTGTCAATATCGCCTTTTTCCACGACGACGAAACCATTATCAAACCGGAAGAACCGATTGAGTTTTTATATGTGGTGATGAAAGGCTTGGTGAAAGAAATCGGTGCCGATGGCGAAATGGTGTCGCTCTACCGCACGCACGATACTTTTGAAGCGCGCGGTTTGATTGAGGGCATCAGCCATCATCAGTTTATTGTCGAAGAAGAAGCCTTGGTTTATACGATTCCGAAAGCGGTGGTGCTGGAAATTATCGATGCCAATCCGCGCTTCGGTGCTTATTGTTATGCGAGCGTGGCCGATAAATTTGCCAGCTTGTCGAATACCAAAAACGAAAGTGAGTTCGAAAGCCTGTTTACGGCGAAAGTGCGCGATGCCTACCGCAATAACCCGACTTGGCTGGAAGGCTCCGATAAGGTTTTCCATGCTGCCGAAGTGTTGAAAGAGCGCAAAACAAAATCCGCTTTGGTACGCCATGAAGATAAAGTCGGCGTGTTTACCGAATCGGCTTTTCGCGACATGGTGATCGCAGGTGCTTCATCTGATGAGCCGGTATATAAATGGTCGGCCTTTGATTTGATTGCTGCCGATATTGATGATTTTGTGTTTAATGCCTTGCTGAAAATGATGAGCTATCGCATTCAGCGTGTGGTCGTTACCGAAAACGGCACGCCGGTCGGCACTTTGGAGCAGATTGATGTATTGGCCTATCTTTCCAATCACAGTCATTTGGTGGCACAACGTTTGGAGCGGGCGAAAACCATTGATGAATTGGTGGATATTGCCGGGCAGATGACCGATTCTATCCGCCTCTTGCGCAGCAACGGTGTGCGCGCTCCGCAGTTGGCGCAGTTGATGCAGGTATTGAACACTAGCCTGTTTGAAAAAGCTTGGCGGATTCTGGCACCGACCGATCTGTATGAAAATTCGTGCTTGATTGTGATGGGGTCGGAGGGGCGCGGCGAACAGATTTTAAAAACCGACCAAGACAATGCGCTGATTTTAGGTGAGGGGGTGGATATCGATTTGGCCACTGAAACGGCTGAGAAATTCTCCGAAACGCTAACAAAACTGGGCTATCCGCCTTGTCCCGGCAAAATTATGGTGAATAACCCGCAATGGCGCAAGACCTTGCCGGAATTCAAAAAAATGGTTAGCGGCTGGTGTGTTTCGCCCAGTGGGGAAAGCATGATGAATCTGGCGATTTTTATCGATGCCAAAGCGGTTGCCGGCGATATATCCATGCTTGCCGAAGTGAAAGCGCATTTGCAGAAAGTGATGATTAACGATGTTGGCATGTTGATGTCGTTTGCCCGTGCGGTTGATCAGTTCGATAGCCAAAGCAAAGGCTTTTTCCCGCAACTGCTCAAGCGCGGACAATCTGAAAAAATGGATATTAAAAAGATGGGGCAGTTTCCGGTGGTGCACGGTATCCGCGCCTTGAGTTTGGAAGCGCGTATTGAAGAAACCAATACGTTCGAACGTATTCATCATTTGGTGCGCTTAAAGGTGATCGATGAATCATTAGGCAAAGATGTGGCCGAAGCGTTGAATTATATTATGGATTTACGCCTCACTGCCAATCTGGCTGTGTTAGATGGAGGGAAAACGGGAGAGGCACCCAATCAATTGGATTTCGACAGTCTTTCTACTCTGGAGCGTGATTTGTTGAAAGATGCGTTGCAAGTGGTGAAGCGCTTTAAAAACGTTATCCGCCACCATTTCCATATTACCTCGTAA
- the gcvP gene encoding aminomethyl-transferring glycine dehydrogenase, protein MNFNDLFNQNEFAARHISFKDEAALLGALGEKDMAGFIDHTVPQSIRMPSELNLPQALTEADALAKLKGMAVKNKVNKSYIGLGYYPTRLPNVILRNVLENPGWYTAYTPYQAEIAQGRLQALLNFQQVCIDLTGFEVAGASLLDEATAAAEAMSMAKRVSKSKSNRFFVDERVYPQTLDVMKTRAGYFGFELVVGDFQTADEGDFFGALLQYVGKDGDVVALEDVIGRLKAQGAVVAVAADIMSLVLLKSPAALGADIALGNTQRFGVPMGFGGPHAAYFAFKDEFKRSSPGRIIGVSKDAAGKPALRMALSTREQHIRREKATSNICTAQALLANLAGMYAVYHGPEGVKRIANRIHALASAFADAVNGSDGLKVAHAVFFDTVAVDCGDKAKADAVYQAALNAGYNLRRISDNVLAAAFHEESSAQDFADLTEIFTGKAQALPEQAGGKLSDGLLRTDAILQHPVFNRYHTEHEMLRYLKKLEERDLAMNRSMISLGSCTMKLNATSEMLPITWPEFSHIHPFAPRDQVGGYMQMLDDLQTQLKAITGFDAISMQPNSGAQGEYTGLLSIRRYHEANGQSERNVCLIPRSAHGTNPATATMMGMKVVTVDTDEHGNVNIEDLKAKAAEHSEHLGALMITYPSTHGVYEEGIRDICNIIHEHGGQVYMDGANMNAQIGIMQPAEVGADVLHMNLHKTFCIPHGGGGPGMGPIGLKAHLAPFAPNHTVSPVEGAGKGMSAVSAAPYGSAGILPITWMYITMMGKQGMVQTSQWALLNANYVAKALSEDYPILYTGKNGRVAHECIVDLRPLKAESGITETDIAKRLMDYGFHAPTVSFPVAGTLMIEPTESESKAELDRFIAALKQIKQEVLNVEKGVWPKDNNPLVNAPHTAADITGEWDRPYTREEAVFPLPYVRENKFWPSVNRVDDVYGDRHLVPSLPEDVGL, encoded by the coding sequence ATGAACTTCAACGATTTGTTCAATCAAAATGAATTTGCCGCCCGTCATATCAGCTTTAAAGACGAGGCGGCGCTTTTGGGCGCTTTGGGCGAAAAAGATATGGCCGGTTTTATCGATCATACCGTGCCGCAAAGTATCCGTATGCCGTCCGAACTGAATCTGCCGCAAGCGTTAACCGAAGCCGATGCTTTGGCCAAGCTGAAGGGCATGGCGGTGAAAAACAAGGTGAATAAAAGCTATATCGGCTTGGGCTATTATCCGACCCGTTTGCCGAATGTGATTTTGCGCAATGTATTGGAAAATCCGGGTTGGTATACGGCTTATACGCCTTATCAGGCCGAGATTGCACAAGGGCGTTTGCAGGCTTTGTTGAATTTCCAACAGGTGTGTATCGATTTAACCGGCTTTGAAGTGGCCGGTGCGTCGCTGCTCGACGAAGCCACCGCAGCGGCGGAAGCGATGTCGATGGCCAAGCGCGTGAGCAAATCGAAATCCAACCGCTTTTTTGTAGACGAACGGGTATATCCGCAAACCTTAGACGTAATGAAAACCCGCGCCGGATATTTCGGCTTTGAATTGGTGGTAGGCGATTTTCAGACGGCCGATGAGGGCGACTTCTTCGGTGCGCTGTTGCAATATGTCGGTAAAGACGGCGATGTGGTGGCTTTGGAAGATGTTATAGGCCGTCTGAAAGCACAAGGTGCGGTAGTGGCGGTTGCGGCCGATATTATGAGCTTGGTGTTGTTGAAATCGCCGGCGGCTTTGGGCGCGGATATTGCTTTGGGCAATACCCAGCGTTTCGGTGTGCCGATGGGCTTCGGCGGCCCGCATGCGGCTTATTTTGCGTTTAAAGACGAATTCAAACGTTCGTCGCCCGGCCGGATTATCGGCGTGTCTAAAGATGCTGCGGGCAAACCGGCATTGCGTATGGCATTGTCTACGCGCGAACAACATATCCGCCGCGAAAAAGCCACGTCGAATATTTGTACCGCGCAGGCATTGTTGGCTAATCTGGCCGGTATGTATGCGGTTTATCACGGCCCCGAAGGCGTGAAACGCATTGCCAACCGTATTCATGCGCTGGCGTCGGCGTTTGCCGATGCGGTAAACGGTTCAGACGGCCTGAAAGTGGCGCATGCCGTTTTCTTCGATACCGTTGCCGTTGATTGCGGTGATAAAGCCAAAGCCGATGCGGTTTATCAGGCCGCTTTAAATGCGGGCTACAACTTGCGCCGTATTAGCGACAACGTTTTAGCAGCGGCATTCCATGAAGAATCTTCCGCACAAGATTTTGCCGATTTAACCGAAATCTTCACCGGCAAAGCACAAGCCCTGCCCGAACAGGCAGGCGGCAAACTTTCAGACGGCCTGTTGCGTACCGATGCGATTTTGCAGCATCCGGTCTTTAACCGTTATCACACCGAACACGAAATGTTGCGCTACCTGAAAAAACTGGAAGAGCGCGATTTGGCGATGAACCGCAGCATGATTTCATTGGGCAGCTGCACCATGAAACTCAATGCCACCAGCGAAATGCTGCCGATTACTTGGCCGGAATTCAGCCATATCCACCCGTTTGCCCCGCGCGACCAAGTGGGCGGCTATATGCAGATGTTGGATGATTTGCAAACCCAACTAAAAGCGATTACCGGTTTCGATGCCATTTCGATGCAGCCGAACTCAGGCGCACAAGGCGAATATACCGGCCTGCTGTCTATCCGCCGCTATCACGAAGCAAACGGCCAATCCGAGCGCAATGTCTGCCTGATTCCGCGTTCCGCACACGGCACCAATCCGGCCACCGCCACCATGATGGGCATGAAAGTGGTAACGGTCGATACCGATGAACACGGTAATGTCAATATCGAAGACTTAAAAGCCAAAGCCGCCGAACATAGCGAGCATTTGGGCGCATTGATGATTACTTATCCTTCTACCCACGGCGTGTATGAAGAGGGTATTCGCGATATTTGTAACATTATTCATGAGCATGGCGGCCAAGTGTATATGGACGGCGCCAATATGAACGCCCAAATCGGTATTATGCAGCCGGCCGAAGTCGGCGCAGACGTGTTGCACATGAACCTGCATAAAACGTTCTGTATCCCGCATGGCGGCGGCGGTCCGGGTATGGGTCCGATTGGCTTGAAAGCCCACCTTGCCCCGTTTGCCCCGAACCATACCGTATCACCTGTTGAAGGTGCGGGCAAAGGCATGAGCGCCGTTTCCGCCGCGCCTTACGGCTCTGCCGGTATTCTGCCGATTACATGGATGTACATCACCATGATGGGCAAACAAGGCATGGTGCAAACTTCGCAATGGGCGTTGCTGAATGCCAACTATGTGGCCAAAGCATTGAGTGAAGATTATCCGATTCTCTATACCGGCAAAAACGGCCGTGTCGCACATGAATGTATTGTTGATTTGCGTCCGCTGAAAGCCGAAAGCGGCATCACCGAAACCGATATTGCCAAACGCCTGATGGACTATGGTTTCCACGCGCCGACGGTGTCGTTCCCCGTGGCCGGCACTTTAATGATCGAGCCGACCGAAAGCGAAAGCAAAGCCGAACTCGACCGCTTTATCGCTGCATTGAAACAAATCAAGCAGGAAGTGTTGAATGTAGAGAAAGGTGTTTGGCCGAAAGACAATAACCCGTTGGTAAACGCACCGCACACGGCTGCCGATATCACCGGCGAGTGGGATCGTCCGTACACCCGTGAAGAAGCCGTTTTCCCGCTGCCTTATGTGCGTGAAAACAAATTCTGGCCGAGTGTGAACCGTGTCGATGATGTTTATGGCGACCGCCACTTGGTGCCGTCTTTGCCTGAAGATGTCGGTTTATAA
- a CDS encoding Lrp/AsnC ligand binding domain-containing protein — protein sequence MKELDKTDLKILKLLQQNARMPMTELAEKVGLSTTPVTERVRRLERENMITGYHARLNPHALGQGLLVFVEIKLRSKSGNIFEDFRREVSMIPQILECHLVSGEYDYLIKVRLPDMSAYRDMLGNILLHLPAAAESRSYVVMEEVKEDIMLNLDG from the coding sequence ATGAAAGAATTAGATAAAACCGATCTCAAAATTTTAAAATTATTGCAACAAAATGCCCGAATGCCGATGACCGAACTGGCGGAAAAAGTCGGCCTTTCCACCACTCCCGTTACCGAACGTGTACGCCGTTTGGAACGGGAAAATATGATTACCGGCTACCATGCGCGTTTAAACCCGCATGCACTTGGGCAGGGGCTGCTGGTGTTTGTGGAAATCAAACTGCGCTCGAAATCGGGCAATATTTTCGAAGACTTCCGCCGCGAAGTATCGATGATTCCGCAAATTCTCGAATGCCATCTGGTATCGGGCGAATATGACTATTTGATTAAAGTGCGCCTACCTGATATGTCGGCCTACCGCGATATGCTCGGCAATATCCTGCTGCATCTGCCTGCCGCAGCCGAAAGCCGCAGTTATGTGGTGATGGAAGAAGTAAAAGAAGACATTATGCTGAATCTGGACGGATAA
- a CDS encoding DUF6853 family protein translates to MMELNDFNAVRDALRELGLKQGFELGDEEAINKFNDEVPFDSRWICYYADDWNEKLEERLHDFFENMRDYQDTMAKEDIKSASHSFLLAVICAGSLRSFFESIEKDMDKLLAGEHQTTDFQWPQFDNE, encoded by the coding sequence ATGATGGAGTTAAACGATTTTAATGCAGTAAGAGACGCACTTAGAGAACTGGGCCTTAAACAAGGATTTGAGCTTGGCGACGAAGAGGCAATCAACAAATTCAATGATGAAGTTCCTTTTGATTCACGATGGATTTGCTACTATGCGGATGACTGGAATGAAAAACTGGAAGAACGTCTTCATGATTTTTTTGAGAATATGAGGGACTACCAAGATACAATGGCCAAAGAAGATATTAAATCTGCCAGTCATTCCTTCCTCTTAGCTGTGATCTGTGCTGGTAGTCTTAGAAGTTTTTTTGAGAGTATCGAAAAAGATATGGATAAACTCCTAGCAGGTGAGCATCAAACAACTGATTTCCAATGGCCACAATTTGATAATGAATAG
- a CDS encoding DUF6853 family protein yields the protein MMELNDLNSVRDALRELGRKQGIDLGDEKAIAKFNDEVPFDSQWFCYYADDWNEELEERLYYFFESMRDYQDAMAKKDIKFASSSFFSAMSLMGSLRSFFSSIEKDMIKLLKGEDKTNDFQWPQFDDE from the coding sequence ATGATGGAATTAAACGATTTAAATTCAGTAAGAGACGCACTTAGAGAATTAGGTCGCAAGCAAGGAATTGACCTTGGCGACGAAAAGGCAATCGCAAAATTCAATGATGAAGTTCCTTTTGATTCACAATGGTTTTGCTACTATGCGGATGACTGGAATGAAGAGCTGGAAGAACGCCTTTATTATTTTTTTGAGAGTATGAGGGACTACCAAGATGCAATGGCCAAAAAAGATATTAAATTTGCCAGTAGTTCCTTCTTTTCAGCAATGAGCCTTATGGGTAGTCTCAGAAGTTTCTTTAGTAGTATTGAAAAAGATATGATTAAACTCCTAAAAGGTGAGGATAAAACAAATGATTTCCAATGGCCACAATTTGATGATGAATAG